The sequence below is a genomic window from Pleurocapsa sp. PCC 7327.
AGCCCCATTTTCCAACTGCCGATGGCTCAGTTGAATACCAATGGAAGAGGTCGCCTTTGGGGAACGTGGATTCCCACAAAGACCGATTTGAGTGAAGGAGTTTCCTTGATTGCCAGGGATCTGCAAGGCACGATGGTAGTCTACGACAATCGAGGCAATCTAGTCGGTGCAGTGCGTTCTGGAATGGCGATACCAATCAATGGAGTAAATTTGAAGATCCTCGAACTCGTTGGCAGTACGGGATTGCAAATTAAGGCAGATCCAGGCGTACCAATCGTTTATGCTGGGTTTGCTTTGTTGATGGCGGGGGTAGTGATGAGTTACGTTTCTCATTCCCAAATTTGGGCATTGCAGGAGGGGGATCGCTTTTATATCGGTGGAAAAACCAATCGCGCCCAAGTCAGTTTTGAGCGCGAATTGATAGCAATTGTAGAAGAACTCAAATTGGAAAAATCCGCTCAAGTTATGGAAACAGTTTAAGTTCTACAATTATCAATGCGATCGCACAAATCTTTTAATCATTTTTATATGAAGAATGCCCGCTTCATAAAATGGCTCTCCTGCTGATTCAAATCCTAGCTGTTTATGTAGTTCTTTAATATATTCCTGAGCATGGATAACAATCTCTTCATAATTCTCGTTCTTTTCAACAATTTCTGTAGCTGCCTTCATTAATTTTTTCCCAATTCCCTTGCCTCTAGCTAAAGGTAAAAGGGCTAATCTTTCTATTTTGGCTGTTTTTTTATCTAAGAATCTAATTCTTATCGTTCCTACTGGCTGACCGTTTAAATAAGCTAAAAGATGTGTAGCTGTTTCATCTCGACCATCAAATTCTACTTCTGGCGCTACTCCTTGTTCTTCTTGAAAAACTAAGCGTCGAATAGAGTGAATTGTCGTTGCTTCTTCGGTATAGTTAACTTGTTTAATGTGTAAATTACTCATATCAAAACCATAAGCTGAATTCTTCAGTGTTAGTTTAATTCGAGCAGTTCGCTTACATAATAATCATTCAACGTAATCATTCAACGAACCGAGCGTCCTACATGGGGTAGTAAAATTAACAATTATTTTAAGGAAATGATAACGGCTGACGAGATATCCTAAAAGTGGAAAAAGCTATCTATTTGTATCCGAGCGGGCAAAGATTAAATGCCGACCTAAGAAAAAGCAAAAGTGTGGTGTAAAAACTGACGTTGAGGAGTAGAGAAAAAATACCGAGGTTACTTACACTACAGTCAAAAGGTGGCAGTTATGCTTACCAAAAATAGATTACAGGATTCTGCCAAAGTTGCGATCGCGCTACTTACTTTTGGAATCGCGATCGGTTCTTCTCCCGGATTCGCTAGTACTCCGATAACTCAACCCAAACCCCTAGTCGTTCCATTAGGAACGGCACAGGACTTGCAGGGAACCCAAGCAAAAACGCCAACCGAATGGCTGGAAGACGTTGGCGGAGAGTATGGCGACGAGGCACGCGCAAGTCAACCTACCTTTGAAAACCAAACCAGTAACTTTGCACAAAGATACAAAACGGTCAATCAATACTGGAAAAATATAGAACAAAACGTGCAAAGTCCGGAAGACCCTATCTCTAGCTTTCGCGTACCATTGCCATTTTAGGTCGAGCCAGTTAATTAGACTAGAAACTGAGATCTAATCGCGCGTGACTAATGACTGACGAACAAAAAAGTGCTGTTGAATTTCGAGATGTTAGCTATCGAGTTCAACAGCGATATCTTCTATCCGATCTCAATCTTAGTATCTATCGAGGTGAAGCCCTAGTCTTACTCGGACGTAGCGGTAGCGGCAAAACGACTACCTTAAAACTCATCAATCGCCTGCTATCGCCAACGCAAGGACAAGTTATCGTCAGCGATCGCCCGACTACTGCTTGGGATGCGATTCAACTTCGCCGCAGCATCGGCTATGTCATTCAGGAAATCGGTTTATTTCCTCACTTGAGCGTCGAAGAAAATATCGGTCTCGTTCCTTCCCTAGAAGGTTGGAAAAATAGTCGCCTAAAGTCGCGAGTTTATGAATTATTGCATTTAGTCGGTCTGGAACCGGAAAAATTTGCCAGCCGCTATCCCCATCAACTTTCAGGCGGACAGCGACAGCGAGTCGGAGTTGCTAGGGCACTCGCTGCCGATCCCCCAATTCTTTTAATGGACGAACCTTTTGGGGCACTCGATCCCATCACTCGCCTGGAGTTGCAGCAACAGTTTTCCTACTTACAAAAACAACTGGGTAAAACAGTCATTTTTGTCACCCACGACATTCAGGAAGCCTTTCTTCTCGCGTCTAGAATTGGCTTAATGGAGGAAGGCAAGTTAGTGAGTTTGGGAACGCCTAGTGAATTTCGGCAAGATCCCCACCCAGAAGCACAGCGTTTTTTGGCTTGTTTGCGAGTGTTAGAGTAGGTAGATGGGGAATTTATTTCCAGAAATTTGGCTTCGGACTGGCGAGCATCTAATTTTGGTCGCTATTGCCATGACGGCAGCGATCGCGATCGGCATTCCACTAGGCATTCTCATCACTCGCCAACCCAAACTTGCCAAACCGATTCTCGCTATCGCCAACGCCATTCAAACCATCCCTAGTCTGGCGATTTTTGGCTTTCTCATCACCGTTCCCTTTTTGGGGGGGATTGGCAAAACACCAGCAATCGTTGCCCTCTCTCTCTACACCTTACTTCCCCTCATTCGCAATACTTATACCGGAATCACCAGTATCGATCCTGCCATCCGCGAAGCGGCGAGAGCAATGGGAATGACCGATAGGCAGATGTTGGTGCGGGTTGAAATTCCCCTCGCATTAGGCACGATCCTAACTGGCGTGAGAGTAGCAACCGTCATTTGCGTCGGCATTGCTACCATTGCTGCGGCTATCGGCGGCGGGGGTTTGGGAGTCTTTATTTTTCAAGGCATTGCCACTGTCAACAATCAGCTTATTTTAGCTGGGGCAATTCCTTCAGCTACTATTGCCATTATTGCTGACGGAGCGATCGGCTGGCTGGAAAGTCAGCTAAAACAGCCAGGAAAACGCAAGCGGTTGGTAGTTGGACTATCTGTAGGCACAGCGATTTTACTGGGGTTGAGCCTATGGGCGATCGCTTCTCAACAACCCCTTGCTCTCACGACAGAAGGAACGATTGTGATTGGCTCGAAAAATTTCACCGAACAAGTTATTTTAGGAGAAATCCTCGCTCAAGAGATCGAAGTGAAAACAGATTTAAACGTCGATCGCCGCTTTAATTTAGGTGGAACTTTTATCTGTCACGAAGCCGTAAAAGCAGGCAAAATTGATGGATATGTAGAGTATACAGGAACGGCTTTTACTACTATTTTGAAAAAACAACCAATTAGCGACCCAAAAGAAGTTTTCCGACAGGTCAAACAAGCTTATCAAGAAAAATTTCAGTTAGAAGTTTTTCCCTCTTTAGGTTTTGAAAATGCCTTTGCGATCGTCATTCGCCAAGAAGATGCCGACCGATATAATCTTAAAACGATTTCCGAAGCCGCCAAATATACGCCTCAATGGAAAGCGGGATTCGGTTATGAATTTTTTGAGCGGCAAGATGGCTATCCAGGTTTATCCAAAACCTATGGATTAAAGTTCGCTCAAACTCCACAAGCAATGGAATTGGGATTAGTCTATAAGGCATTGTCAAAAAAGCAAGTCGATTTAGTTGCAGGTAATTCTACTGATGGGGTTATTCCTGTCTTAAATTTAGTCACTTTGGAAGATGATAAGCGATATTTTCCACCTTATGAAGCCGTGCCAATCTTCAATCAAAAAACGCTTGAAAAATATCCTCAACTGAGAACAGTAATTAATGGTTTAGTTGGAAAAATTTCTGCCTCAGAGATGCAACAATTGAACTATCAAGTGGATAACCAAGAGCGATCGTTTAAGGAAGTCGTACAAGTTTTTCTGAAGTCAAGAGAATTATAGAGGAAGAGAAACTCAGCGATCGGAGAGAAAATAAACTAAAAGTTTCTGCTTAATTTTTCATCTGTATTAGTAGTTTTTTATCAATAGTTCCCGACCTTCAGCTGCAAATTCTTGCTTATAGTTGTTCATACCATATTGAAGAGTCCATTCCGCGATCTTGGCAAAACTAAACAATTCTCTAATTTCAGGAGAATCATCGTAAGTAATTAACCATCTGTGCTGACATTTACGCATATTCGTAGCAAATCGTTGATAATCGAATGAAGTATGTAACGCCCCTTTCATACCATAAAGTTTTGACTTTTTAGCGCTAAAATAAGGAGGATCGAGAAAAATAAAGACTCCATCCCCATCCTGAAACAATAGCTTCTCATAATCACTAGCAGTAATGTGGGTGGATGACAAACACAAAGAAAGTTTACGCAATCTATCAATTGATGAATCGGTAAATCTTCGTTCAAAAGCTTGCTGAGAATAGCCACCCGAATCGACAGTACCTGAGAAGGTAATACGATTCAAAATGAAAAATCTTACCGCGCGATCGAAGTCGCTAAGTTTTAAGTCTTCGCGAGTGTAGTAGTTGAATAACTCTTTGCCATCTGTATACTTGTGCTTGATTTTAGTTACTGCATCTACAAGAGATTCAAGTTCATCTCTAGCATATGACCAAAAACAACACAAATCATAATTTAGATCGTTAATCCAGTACAGTTTTATCCGAGCGCTAAATAGTTGTTTTATGGCAAGGAAAACTGAACCACCCCCTACAAAAGGTTCTCTATATTCAGTAATATTTAGTGGGATATATGGAATGATTTTGTTAATGGCTCTCGATTTACCACCTGGATAACGAAGTGGACTTTTAATTGGAGACATAATAATTAATTATTTATTGGCTCTAATTTCAATTTCAATGGTGTTGTTTTGCTGTATTTCTAGAAGCAACTTTTTGACTATACTCTGTTCTTTGTTGCTGAGTACAGTCGAGTTTTTTAAGAAAACTTTCTATTTCTTTCAGAGAACACGGTAAAATAATACGATCTCGAATATTCTTTCCAGTGAGCTTTAACCTTGTGGCAAATAGAACTCGTAGCCCGTTTAGCTGTAGAGAATCTATGTTTGAATAAAGAATTAACTTGAAAAGTCCATCCTGAATATCACTCAACTCTGGTAATGTCTTCTTTGTAGAATTTTTAGATTTCTGAATTATATAATGTTCTTCTTTTCTGACTTCTCTCCGCATCTTCGTAGTACCCAAGAAAGATAGAAATATTTAGCAAATTCATCCATGAAATCGTGGAGTACTGAAGTTTGTCCAAGTCTCCATCTTTTCCCTCGTCTTTAATTACAGGTATTATTGTTGGTATCTTTGACGCATTGTATGTATTGTACATTCTTGCAAACGGATAACTCCTTGTTCGTTTAGGTGAAACCCATTTCGAGTAAGCTATTTCTGCATTGTCTGCTTGTAGAATTCCATACACACTCGATCTATTAACATCAAATCTTTCTAAATCTACCTTCTCTAGTTTTGCTGTCAGGCAAGCTCTGTACTTAACTCCTGATATAAATCCTGCAAAGTGTAAAATTTCGGTCATATTTTGGAGGTTTATTAGAGTTACAAGTATGTATCGCTTGATTTTACCCAACATTGTTTGTTGGTATCCAAAATCATGGTACATCTGTCACTACATTAAAGCAGACAGCATAGAAATGGTCAGCGGTGATGTGGAGATCGTTCGCTTTCGCGTTTTCTCTATAAAAAGCTTATAAGAGATAAGATCGATAAAACTTCTCTGTTAGAAGTTTATGTCTCTTTGAGTACTGACCTAATGATTGCTTTGGATTCTTCTTGGCGCGATCGCTATTTAGTCCTAATCGAACAAATCGTTACCAATACCCTGCAAGGCAAAGTCCGCTCCAAAAACCAAGTCTATCGAACGCTGACAGAAAATATCAATCCCGGTACGGGAGAAATTTTTGAACGCTGTCTGGACGAGCGAATGAGCCAAGTTCGGGAGGGACTAGACAACCAAACCGACGAGATGAAGCAAGCCAAAGCCACTCGCCAATTGAAAGCCTTGCAGACGATACAGGATGCGTGGCAGCAGTGGCAGAAGGAAAAGCAACAGACAGAATTACTCTCAAAAGCTACTACACAAATTCTCTCGGCACCAGTAAAGGAACGCTTTCTTGCCCTATTACAAATCCTCGATATCAATCAAACTCAGCCATTGACACAAACGCAGATCCAGCAACTGGCTAAATTCCTCAAGCAAACAGCTGAGTCAAATCCAGATCCCGAAATTGCGTCCGATTTGCTGCAAATCGCCAACGGACTCACTCGTGGTTTGCAATCCATATCGGCGCTTGAAGGTCATTTGGTAAGCTGGATGTACGAGCAAGGTGGCAGCGCTTTAGGATTTGAAGGCCTTCCCGGACAGCGGGGTCCTTGGAACGTTTGGGCTGGACGGATTAATAGTTTTTTTCCCCAGCAGCTATTCCAGCTTCAAGCACATAACCAACCTGCAACCGAACTAGCACAAGCTTTTCAGAATGCCGAGTTGAGTGTTTGGGTCGAACTAGCAGTCATTCTGCGATGGTTGCAACAAGGGTTGGTGTCGTGGTTTGACCAACAGCCTTACAGTACCAAGTGGGGAAGACTGCTATCTAGTTCGACTTTGATGACCTTTGCCGTAATTTGGTGGGAGCTATCTAACGGCTTGAGTCCGGGATCGCAATTATCGCGAGCCTGTTTTCACATTGTCTTACAAATTCTGAGAAATTTTGCACGAAAGGAAGATTTTCCCCTATACGGCGGGATTGTCGCCTCCTTTTCTGGAGAGGGATTGCGGGACACTCTCAAATATCTGGACGAACCTCCTTTAAGAGAGATTGAAAGAACTCAAGAGAAAGGACGCATCCTTACTTTACTCGCTTATTCTCAACGAACTTTGGGACAATATGAACAGGCGAAAGCGTTTCACCAGAAAGCGCTAGAAATTGCCCGAAGTGCGGGCGATTTCCGGTGCGAAATTGCCAATCTCAATCATCTAGCCCGTACCTGTATTGCTCAAAAAGATTATCAAGCCGCAATTAATTACAGTCAACGCGCTTTAATTCTTGCCCGCCAGACGGGAGACAGGTTAGGAGAAGCGAATGCCCTAGCTAATTTGGGCTACAGCGAAGTGTTAGCCGATCGCCAACGGGAACAAATGCTTCCAGAAGTCTATGAGACGAGTATAGAATATCTAAAACGAAGTTTGAGCTTGTCAGACCGATTGGGCGATGCTTACGATCGCGAGGTCGTTCGCTCCCAAACTCAAGCCCTTGCCTACAATAGTCTCGGTATTGCTTACACGCTTATAGAACAACCCGCAATAGCAGTTGAATACCTAGAAAAAGGAGTTGAAGTAGCGCAAGGGGTTGGCGACCTTTACCTGATGGGACTCAATTTTACTTATTTAGCAGAAGCTCACTATCGACTGAATTGCCTAGATCGAGCTATCTACAATGGCTGTCTGGGAATGTTTTTCTTAGAGCGAATTTCGGCTCAGGAATGGCGGCAGGCAGCCGGATTGATGACAATTTTACAAGGTCGAATAGGAAATGAAACTTTCCAAGCATTATTGCAGCAGCATCGCTCCAAAATTGTAACCGCGATCGGCGTTGATGGCTTCGATTACTTACCGCAATTGTTAGAGCAATATCGGCGATCTTAGTTATATAACTATCTGTAGCAGGTATTTGGGAAATTGCTATTAGATTTAGAATAAATAAATCAAAAAAATGACTGACATTAATAGCCAGTCAAATGATTGCGATTGAGAAACTTTCAACGCACTTGAGAATAAGCTGCTTCGGCAATTCCTGGCAGTTCTGCATAAACACCTCTTGCAGATTGCACCATTCCATAAATGCTAGCAGCTACAGTTCCTAAAAAGACTGTATTTAAAAGAGTTAGCACTAATAAACTATTTGGCGAAAAACCTTGTTCGAGAATTGCAAAGATTAAATTTCCGATAAACAAAAGAATGTTTAAAAGAATTACCTGCATGGCATTAAAACGAATGAAGTGACTAACTCGCTCGTTTCTAACGACAGCAAAGAGCAAAACAAAGAAAATAATGATTCCCATTAAGGGAAAACCATAATAAAGAGAAATTAAGGGAGATAGGGGGACGTAAAGTGTGCTCAAAATGGGAAAGTCTTTGAGTAGCGGGATACCGAAAGGTAAGCCATAAATCAAAGGTAGTATATAAATAAGAGCTGCAAGAACGCGATCTTTGGCTTCTGTAACTCCAGGCGCAGCCATTGTTTTTTCTCCTAGGGTTTTTAACTAAAAAATATCACTCTTACTATGATGACATCAGAAAGAAAAAGCTGCGATCGCATTTGCTTGGTTTGCGCCTTTGGAAACGCTGTGCGGATCGCCAGATCGCCTCTCATTGAAAAATCTAAACTATCCTACAAAGCTTAACAGTTAGTTTCTAAACCCAGGCGGATTCGAGATAATGGAAAAGGGTTTAGATTGCAAAAAACGCGAAATCGCGATCGCACTCAATTCACCATCCCAGCCAATTCCCTAATAAGTAGGCAGACAAAATTAATTACACAAGTATGCTAAGGTCTTGCGCTCTTCGCATTAGCCGTCGGGGAATTAATTCCCCGTCTTATATATTAAGTCTATTGAAATGGTCTAAAACACCTGTTGGGTGGTCTTTAGACGACTAGAAATACGAGGCAGCGATTTCAATCGCCGACTGTTCTTTTATCGGGGCGCGATCTATGAAAACAACTATTATCGAGACGATTACCTATCCCATTGTCGAAACCTTTCACTCGGTTCAAGGAGAAGGCGCTTGGACTGGTGTCAGTGCTTTTTTTATTCGACTGGGAGGGTGCGATGTTTACTGTCCTTGGTGCGATCAGAAAGAATCGTGGAAGGCCAAGCGCCATCCCCAGCGATCGCTCGTAGAATTAGCAACAGAGGCAAAAGCAGCTAATCCCGCTATTATTATTATTACCGGAGGCGAGCCGCTAATGCACGACCTCAATCCTTTAACCCGACAACTGCGAAAGTTAGGATTGCGGGTTCATTTAGAAACCTCTGGCGCACATCCCTTTAGCGGTCAATTCGATTGGGTAACATTTTCTCCCAAACAATACAAACTGCCCCACAACAGCATCTACGATCGCGTTAGCGAACTTAAAGTTGTAGTAACCAATCCCGAAGATTTACAATGGGCAGAGCAGCAAGCGACGCAAATTCCGCCAGAAGCGCTTAAATATCTGCAACCAGAATGGAATACGCCGCAAAGCCAGCAGATAATTTTCGATTACGTCTTGCAACACCCCGAATGGCGAATTAGTCTACAAATGCATAAATTTTTGGGGGTGAGATAATCGTAGGGGTAAGCCATGCCTTGCCCGTCGAGCGATCGATTGAGGAGGAAAGTTTAACAGTCGTGTCGAAAGCAGTAGTTTTGTTATCTGGGGGATTAGATTCGGCAACAACGGCGGCTATTGCCATCGCTGACGGATACGAAGTTATTGCCTTATCTTTTCGCTACGGTCAGCGTCACGAACGCGAACTGGCAGCAGCGACAAAAATAGCCAAAACATTAGGCATTAAAGAACACTATACCGTCGATGTCAATTTATCGCAGTGGGGAGGTTCTGCTCTAACTGACGTATCGCTCGAGGTACCTAAAGATGGGGTTCGAGCGGACATAATTCCAGCGACTTACGTTCCTGGCAGAAATACCGTTTTTATTGCGATCGCGCTGTCTTTAGCCGAAGCAAAAGGGGCTGAGGCGATTTATTTGGGCATTAATGCGGTAGACTATTCTGGTTATCCCGACTGCCGTCCAGAATACCTTGAAGCCTATCAGCAACTCGCCAACCTCTCTTCCAAAATTGGCGTAGAAGGAAAAGCGCCTCGCTTAGTTGCTCCCTTGGTGAAAGACTCGAAAGTCGAGATCGTTCGTCGCGCCTTGCGTTTGGGGGTTCCGATTCAGGATACCTGGTCTTGCTATCAAGGAGGCGAAGACCCTTGTGGGGTATGCGATTCCTGTCGCATTCGCGATCGCGCCCTCATTGAAGCCGACGTTGCCGAACTGGCGACCCCCACCGGACGAGAACTCTACTATGCGGAAGAGATGAAGGGATGAGGGATAACTGGAAGACTAGGAGACGGGGGGACTGGGAGTGTGGGGAATGTGGGAAGTGCGGGAGGTGTGGGGAGATGGGAAGACAAGACAGACAAGGGGACAAGGGAAAAGGAAAAGGGGAAGGGAGAAAAACGAAAATGAAAATGCCCTTTGCCCTTTACCCTTTCCCCCAATCCCAATGACCAATGACCAATGACAAAGGACAACTGACCAATCCCCAATCCAAAATCCAATAACCCATGACCAATGACAAAGTAGTTACCGTTACCGTTCCCGCAACGACCGCCAACCTAGGTCCTGGTTTTGACTGTATGGGTGCAGCATTAACCCTCTATAACCAATTTCAATTTACCCTCTTGCCAAAGGCAGAAACGGATACAGTAGAAATTACAGTCAAGGGAATGGAAGCCCAACGGGTAAGTTTAGACAAAAATAATCTCTTGTACCAATCCTATGTCAAGCTGTATCAGCACTTGGAAAAAAAGCCCCCAAGCGTTGCCATTGAGATTCAGTTGGGCATTCCCCTCGCGCGGGGGTTGGGCAGTTCGGCAACGGCAATCGTCGGCGGATTGGTGGGGGCAAATCTGCTTGCCGGAAGTCCCCTAGATGTCTCAGAAATAATGGAACTCTCTATTGCCTTGGAAGGACATCCCGATAATGTTGTTCCCGCCCTGCTGGGCAATTGTCAGCTATCTGTAGGCGAAGCTGGCAATTGGCAAATCTGCGAAATTCCCTGGGATAGTAATATCGTTCCCGTAGTAGCTATTCCCGATTTTGAACTGTCTACAGAAGAAGCGCGATCGGTTCTTCCTAGCCAAATTAATCGCAGCGATGCGATATTTAATATGGCTCGCTTGGGATTGCTGGTAAGGGGCTTAGAAACGGGACGGGGAGACTGGCTACGCATGGCAATGGAAGACAAGCTGCATCAGCCATACCGTCAAGGATTAATTCGCGGTTATGAAACGGTCAAATCGGCAGCTTTGTCTGCTGGCGCTTATGGAATGGTTATCAGTGGCGCGGGTCCTACTCTACTAGCTTTTAGCAATAAAGAGCAAGCGGAGTCAATCGCCTCAGCTATGGCGAAGGCTTGGAAAAGTGAAGGGGTCAGCGCAGAAGTCCGCTCTCTTTTTTTAGATACTCAGGGGACAAAAGTGACAAGCAGTGACTAAAATTTCTGATTCCTTAGAGGATGTCTAAAAAGTCAGATGCTTGTAGTATAATGTAGTATAAAGCACTAAGCGATTCATGCTAGCGATCGCCCTCCAAAACCCAACCCTGATAATTGAGTAGTAAAAGGAGCTGACTGAGCGAGGAGGTGAGACAATTGTCGTTAAATCTTTGGAATTTGTCTCCAATTGGAGACAAAAAAATGACAAAGGCTACTTCAGCAAGCTAGATCTAGAACTAGAAAGCAAGACAGTCGCTCCCCGTCTTTAGATAGACAAAATCTCTTCCTCAATTAAAGGGAAATCGCATTAGGATATAGGTGTGAGCGATCTATATTGCCCTATCCATTCTCTCAAAGAAGGGAACTGGTTCAAGCTCATCTGCGGAGCTAGCTTCCAAGACCTTCCTGCCATTCGCAGTCTCGCCCTAGCATATACTCTAGCAGGTGCCGACTGCATAGATGTTGCTGCCGATCCAGCTGTCATTACTGCCGCCAAAGAAGGAATAGCCGTGGCTGGAGAACTAGCAGAAGCAGCGAAAGGAAAAGGATTTACTGGGGGTAGTTTGCCTTGGTTGATGGTTAGCTTAAACGATGGGGAAGATCCCCATTTTCGCAAAGCGGAATTTGACTCAACCCAATGTCCTAGCGAGTGCCATCGCCCCTGCGAGACGATTTGCCCCGCAGATGCGATCGCATTTCAAGAAATTGGTTTCTCTGGCGTGTTAGATTCGCGATGTTACGGCTGCGGTCGCTGTTTGCCAGTTTGTCCGAGCCAGCTTATCATAACTCGCTCCTATGTTTCAACGCCAAGTGCGATTGCGCCTTTGATTCAAGAGATGGACATCGACGCGATTGAAATTCATACTCAAGTCGGGCATGGAGAAGATTTTAAGCGACTGTGGAGCGCGATCGCATCCTGGTGTCATCGATTGAAAGTTATCGCGATTAGCTGTCCCGACCATCCAGTCCTAATCGATTACTTGTACGAACTCTATAAACTAATGTCACCCTTACCCTGTCCCTTAATTTGGCAAACCGACGGTCGTCCTATGAGTGGCGACATTGGTAGAGGAACGACTCGCGCGGCGATCGAGCTTGCCCAAAAAGTCTTGAAGGCACGTTTGCCGGGATACGTTCAACTCGCTGGCGGAACCAACTCTCATACCTTACCCAAACTGCGATCGATGGGATTACTTAAGCAGAATTCCGAATGCTTCTATATATCTGGCGTTGCCTACGGAAGTTATGCGCGGACTCTGCTTGCGCCGATTTTAGACAAATTAGAATCCGCACAACTAGAAAATTGTCCGCAATTACTTTGGCAGGCGGTCGGGCGAGCCTATTCCCTAGTATCCCAGCTCAAGCCAGCCGCGCTCTCTCTCCAGCCATAATTTTTTTCGATCCCTCATCCTCATTAGCCTTGACTAACGCTAAGTTGTTATGTTAGACCCCAAGACAAACAACTTTTCACAACAAACGAATTCATCAGTAGCCCCCTTGTCATTGATGCCAGAAACATTCCCTTCCCACCGGATGCAAATCACAGACGATTTGAATAAATTGTTAGAAATTCTGCCAGAAAAAATTCGCGCCAAAGTCGAGCAGCATCCAAAACTAGAAAGCTTAGTTGAAGTGGTCATGGATTTGGGAAGGCTTCCAGAGGCTCGCTTTCCAAATGAAGCCGTTTATTTAGGCGATGTCCCCGTATCTAAAGAAGACTTGCAGTATTCGATCGATCGCGTGGGAACTTTTAGCGGCGACAACCGAGCGGGAATCGAGCGCACGCTCCACCGGATCAGTGCCATTCGCAATCGAACGGGGGAAATCGTTGGCTTAACCTGCCGCGTTGGTCGAGCGATTCTCGGCACGATCGAGGCGATCCGCGACTTGGTAGAAACGGGCAAATCGATTCTGCTGTTAGGTCGTCCCGGAGTTGGAAAAACCACTGCTCTGCGGGAAATTGCCAGAGTTTTAGCCGATGAATTTCACAAACGGGTCGTGATTATCGACACCTCCAACGAAATTGCTGGTGATGGCGATATTCCTCACCCCGCGATCGGTCGCGCCAGAAGAATGCAGGTTGCCCGTCCGGAACTTCAACATCAGGTGATGATCGAGGCGGTGGAAAACCACATGCCAGAAATCATCGTCATCGACGAAATTGGTACCGAACTCGAAGCAATGGCGGCGCGAACCATTGCCGAACGCGGCGTGCAACTGGTAGGAACGGCACACGGCAATCGAATTGAAAATTTGATTAAAAATCCAACGCTATCCGATTTGGTAGGTGGGATACAGGCGGTTACACTGGGCGACGAAGAAGCCAGACGGCGAGGTTCTCAAAAGACCGTGTTGGAGCGCAAAGCGCCCCCAACTTTTGAAATTGCTATAGAAATGCTAGAGCGACAGCGTTGGGTGGTTCACGAGGATGTTGCCAACACCGTTGATG
It includes:
- a CDS encoding R3H domain-containing nucleic acid-binding protein — translated: MLDPKTNNFSQQTNSSVAPLSLMPETFPSHRMQITDDLNKLLEILPEKIRAKVEQHPKLESLVEVVMDLGRLPEARFPNEAVYLGDVPVSKEDLQYSIDRVGTFSGDNRAGIERTLHRISAIRNRTGEIVGLTCRVGRAILGTIEAIRDLVETGKSILLLGRPGVGKTTALREIARVLADEFHKRVVIIDTSNEIAGDGDIPHPAIGRARRMQVARPELQHQVMIEAVENHMPEIIVIDEIGTELEAMAARTIAERGVQLVGTAHGNRIENLIKNPTLSDLVGGIQAVTLGDEEARRRGSQKTVLERKAPPTFEIAIEMLERQRWVVHEDVANTVDDLLRGREPTLQVRTIDENGRVTITEEHPQLQTVGGLVSSTPTVVAPPRPSGWRASGRMTPVSPLEGERYSAKTDFEQMLDRSWYQPEKSSEKIRTPGPNGEDWPVYVYPYGVGRSQIEQVVEILNLPIVITKDMDNADVVLALRSHVKNHSKLRQIARARQIPIHGIKSNTIPQITRALRRILGMDDPNIPETTDLRLFASNGSDDEIEALEEARLAVEQIVIPTGQPVELLPRSPRIRKMQHELVEHYRLHSDSFGEEPNRRLRIYPA
- the thrB gene encoding homoserine kinase — its product is MTNDKVVTVTVPATTANLGPGFDCMGAALTLYNQFQFTLLPKAETDTVEITVKGMEAQRVSLDKNNLLYQSYVKLYQHLEKKPPSVAIEIQLGIPLARGLGSSATAIVGGLVGANLLAGSPLDVSEIMELSIALEGHPDNVVPALLGNCQLSVGEAGNWQICEIPWDSNIVPVVAIPDFELSTEEARSVLPSQINRSDAIFNMARLGLLVRGLETGRGDWLRMAMEDKLHQPYRQGLIRGYETVKSAALSAGAYGMVISGAGPTLLAFSNKEQAESIASAMAKAWKSEGVSAEVRSLFLDTQGTKVTSSD
- a CDS encoding 7-carboxy-7-deazaguanine synthase QueE yields the protein MKTTIIETITYPIVETFHSVQGEGAWTGVSAFFIRLGGCDVYCPWCDQKESWKAKRHPQRSLVELATEAKAANPAIIIITGGEPLMHDLNPLTRQLRKLGLRVHLETSGAHPFSGQFDWVTFSPKQYKLPHNSIYDRVSELKVVVTNPEDLQWAEQQATQIPPEALKYLQPEWNTPQSQQIIFDYVLQHPEWRISLQMHKFLGVR
- the queC gene encoding 7-cyano-7-deazaguanine synthase QueC, whose amino-acid sequence is MSKAVVLLSGGLDSATTAAIAIADGYEVIALSFRYGQRHERELAAATKIAKTLGIKEHYTVDVNLSQWGGSALTDVSLEVPKDGVRADIIPATYVPGRNTVFIAIALSLAEAKGAEAIYLGINAVDYSGYPDCRPEYLEAYQQLANLSSKIGVEGKAPRLVAPLVKDSKVEIVRRALRLGVPIQDTWSCYQGGEDPCGVCDSCRIRDRALIEADVAELATPTGRELYYAEEMKG
- the ldpA gene encoding circadian clock protein LdpA; amino-acid sequence: MSDLYCPIHSLKEGNWFKLICGASFQDLPAIRSLALAYTLAGADCIDVAADPAVITAAKEGIAVAGELAEAAKGKGFTGGSLPWLMVSLNDGEDPHFRKAEFDSTQCPSECHRPCETICPADAIAFQEIGFSGVLDSRCYGCGRCLPVCPSQLIITRSYVSTPSAIAPLIQEMDIDAIEIHTQVGHGEDFKRLWSAIASWCHRLKVIAISCPDHPVLIDYLYELYKLMSPLPCPLIWQTDGRPMSGDIGRGTTRAAIELAQKVLKARLPGYVQLAGGTNSHTLPKLRSMGLLKQNSECFYISGVAYGSYARTLLAPILDKLESAQLENCPQLLWQAVGRAYSLVSQLKPAALSLQP